One segment of Plasmodium vivax chromosome 14, whole genome shotgun sequence DNA contains the following:
- a CDS encoding hypothetical protein, conserved (encoded by transcript PVX_101490A), protein MSDPSNYDPKIAATLYDTFGDYMAKPTVVGECSCSYALNVFLGLLLFNVMLYLSYIVGKKEIFQKLKYHGYY, encoded by the exons ATGAGTGACCCATCAAACTACGACCCAAAAATTGCTGCCACTTTGTACGACACCTTCGGAGACTATATGGCCAAACCAACCGTTGTAGGAGAGTGCTCATGCAGCTATGCCCTCAACGTTTTTCTCGGATTATTGTTATTCAATGTGATGTTATACTTGTCCTACATCGTTGGTAAAAAG GAAATCTTCCAAAAACTTAAATACCACGGATATTATTAA